catgtgtttttaatattatattttatatattattatgtatatttttagcATGTATATATTTGTGAAGTATTATcaataattttagtttattattattatttatctttaatatgtATATTGCgcatatattttaatactatattatatatatattttttcatattatgtaaatattcCAATATTATATACTAAGTATTTCtaatatccttattatttataCCCATACGTACATCTCTATGTAGCGTATTAGTAAATTCAttctatattgttattatttctaatgcatacatatatagcatatatgttttatatattatgtatatatatctttaacattatcagttatatttttatatactattcTATGTACATATTTCCATATCATCTTATGTATATGTGTTcttaaatactatatatatatatatatatatatttttaataccatattgtgcatatattattattacatttgtttattcctactatatttattattaatattagtacataTATTCTATCATTCTTGTATACAtactttatatatagtattattttcatatatccttatagttattactatacttattattttattctaatgttattatgtattcattttaaaatatatatatacgtatatttaTATAGTATTATCAATGTATATAATTTTCTTTATGTTATTAGTATTTATAATGTCCTTTGTatatattcattatatatattatataggtATACATTATGTATGTATTTCAGTATATTACTATGTATACACTTTCCACTCTTATCATTACgtaaactttaatatatatatatctagcactattaatattttaatatcaaGCTTATATCACTTTATTtcttatatgtgtatatatatgtttgttcTTATTTCGCGTCTAACAATATTGTTATCATGTTTAGTATTACATATGTTgctattgttttaatattattatcgtagttattatttgttttgatGTATTTCTAACTCTTATTTTTCGTTTCCCGCTCACTTTATATCCTTTCACTATTCACCGTTTCAAAAAtgtttattcatgtttttatttatttcaataatcaaggcaacgtaccgatttaacattaagtcatcgaatttcatcgctatgttgggtgaacgtcaatcgactcgtgttaaaacggtatgcccttctaaaaaaaccaaaaaaaaaaaactaaaatttctcgtcttttcaatcggatcacgactaaatcttacattgaactcgtatttttgaaaatcaagacaacaagTGTTTTACaatataccaattttgggcgtcgcgagggtgctaataccttcctcgcgcgtaaccgactcccgaaccctactttttctctggattttgacgtagacctaaatttggccttctttttgttagAAGAAATTGAATTTTCTCATcaaaagatgatttattaggtgtccgatcacacctagaaaaaggatCAGTGACGACTCTCCTTTTTTTATAAAACCgaaattccattttcaaattttcaataaatcgctacaattagcgaccaagctaaaatTTTCACGTCGCTACACAAACTTGTTTGGACGATGATGATTGAAGATTTTGGTTCCCATATGAGAATTTTTGGGCATTTCGAGATTGCCTGATATGTTAGATTTGTTTGCATTTATTGGTTCAAGTTAGCAGAGACGTGTCCATTGCAACGAAGGTGCTCTATGTATCATGGCTCCTCCACCTTGATGGGTGAATACCAACATATCAGTGAGGGTTTCTGTCCTTTCTCCCTCTTGATTGGCAATAACAGCCTAATTCAAGTGAATTCGATTTGGGTTTCAGGCCTTTTGGTTCTTCTCCTATATTGTATGTACAATTTGTCTTTTACTAATGATATTTTGTACAATTTTCCATGTACTTATTATACCTTTGTATGGAACTTCTCGgtggtttgtaatttttttaaataattaaaaaaactactattaagaatataatttatttaatatctcAATATCtgtaaaaagaatttaaaagcAAGATACATAAGTGGCATTATAGATATGCCTATCCATGTATCTTACATCCATTTTTTGGGGGAAgggagagaaaaaaatgaaaaagaaatagagaagcaaaaaaagggtgagaaaggaaaaaaaacaaattaaaaattttgtgatttattgcatattttttatatttatatcaattacgaaaaaaaattaaaaataagaattatctaactaattaatttttttaatttaagattaTATGTGCATTCAATTGCAAATTGATTTAGGATTCATTCTTGAcccacttgtttttttttttaataaaatttgaaatgcATGCACTTTTTATAGAATATTATATTAGACGCATGCACTGATGCAGTGCATCCACAcgtcattattttttttctacGAGAAATAcattgtattatattatattaactcGTAAATGAGTAATAAATGTCGAAATCATTACAGAAAGTCAAGAAAGAAGTAAGAGTTGCAATAGTGAAAGGTGGCTTCATGAATATTGGTCTACATTGGAATGTCAGCTTACCTACAATATCCATTGAACCATTCAAGAAGTTCCTCATAAGCAACCAAGTTTGCTATGAACCTTAAGTGGAGATGAAGCAGGATAAAAGAGAAAAGTGGGGTCGAGTTATGAATTAAgagaatttatatataattaattggaGAGTTGGAAGCATCCAGAAAAACTCTCCACATATGATTCCAACTTTTTGTGTTAAAAAGTAAGATATCTAATGCAATGTGATTAATATTGGATATCAAACATTAGCAAAAGCGGGAACCGCAAGGCACACGTTTTActtcggtttttttttttttagattttctaTAAAAGttaagaaagagagaaaaacacTTTAAGATTTAGTCTGTTCATCTAATTTAGATTGTATTACGTTTAAATAACTGTGCAATTGATTTTTCATGAGATTAAATCATCTTTTAACGACTATTTGATTGGTAAGAATTGTTTGTCAAAATTTTCTTTGACCACTGTTGTTTGGCCACTTTAATAAACTTACTAGAGGATTAGAAAAGTATTTACATTTCATGATGGATTCTAACATCAAAGTTGGAGTCGCATATGTGATTAGTATTATCGTGAAATCGCTTCACTCaattttgatgtgttttttttatatcaaacaaatgaatttttatttatatttataagagTTTTCatgttttttcataaaaaaaatagctATTCAAATGGATAATCATACTTTTTagcaataaatataattattcaatacatatctatttgaataattataactCTTTGCTGTTAATTAAATGACATAATTTTTAGTAATAAGAGGCATCACTTGTCACTATAAATAGTGTTTGATTAATAACCAAGTAacataatttttgaattatttgtaacttttcaattataattgtcgCTGTTTTTGACCACTCTTTTCATATCCTGTTAGTAATGCTTATGAAAATATTGAGCTAgtctattatttatattttctcaatatttttctttcttcccattcttcttttttattatttttttacaattttttcgaAACAAATAACTTTTATTGGCttatgaaattactttgaaaatatttttaaaatattttttcctgCTTATATACcttatcttttaataaataaatttaaaaaagagtCAATATTGTTGTTGAAGATTCTATCACTTGTCTATAGGTTGGGTGGTTGTGTGTTATAATTCTTGGATTATTTGCAGGGGTTTGAATCTTTGTTCTCCCCTGGGGTATGATGGTTCTCTTTAATTCGGGGAGGTTTGAAGCGATTCATTGAGATCCTATACTGAGAGGATGGTGGTGAACACTTAGACGAGAAATCCAGAGTTCATAAAAGGTGTACGCTAGTCTGAATTGCAGCAGTAATAGCGTGAACACCATGTTGGAAGCATTTTAAAGGGTTGCGTTAGTCTTCATGTAGGTGATCTGGTGTTTGGTTTTCAGCTTTCTTTTTATCTGTGATTGTGATGAGTCGGTTTTGGTCCATGTGTTTTTGGACCACAGAGGTTTAACTAGATTTAGTATCACTTTCAGGCTATATAGGTAGCCTAATTATTGGCTAGATTTGACAACTGAAGTAACACAAATAAAACCTTTTATTACCCAGCACTAAGGGATCCATCATTTAACAACTGAAGTAACACAAATGAAACCTTTTGAACAAGGCTTCGATAACTCATTATTCAAGACGAATACAactttaatttttgttaaataaagtGGAACCCACCTCCATCCTAGAGATTGCCCTTTCGAATTGGCTCCACTTCTGCTCCAATGTCCCAGTATATCCAATCGACATCCTCACCAGCCCCGGCGAGGTACCGGCGAGGGCCTTCTCTTCTGAGTTCAATTCACTGCTGGTACTGCTACCGGAGCAAGACATGAGAGTCTCGTAATAACCCAAGCTAACCGCTATTAACCCAAATTGAGAGCTGTTCTGCAAGTGGTGCATTAGCCTGGTAGCTTTCTCTTCCAATTCCATGTCGACACAAAGAAGACCGCCGAACCCATAGCCCTTGTTGGCCATGGACTTCAATAGGTGGTGTTGAGGGTGATCCTCAAGGCCTGGGTACACGACCCTTTGACCCATTTTCTTCATTCTAGTAGCATATTCCATGGCTCTGAGGCAGTGCTCCTTCTTTCTCAGGCCTAAATGAGGTATCCTTTCAGAGAGTTCAAAGGCAACCTTGGCGTTCATGGTCGGGCCTAGAAGCATCAAAGAACCTTGGTGAAGGTCCATCATGGAGTTCAACAGGCTTTCAGGACCACAAACAGCACCTGAAATTTCCCATTTTATTGCATTAACAAATCTAATccaatattaataaactaatacgAATGTTGACTAGTTGTCCAAACGATACTTTTTACTTTTCCACTAAATTTGTCAAATTTAGAGCATTAAAACTTTAAGTTGGTATACAGAATTTATCAGAAATATAATACAAAAATGCAACACGCGTCATGCGACATGCTTTCCAGGTGATCATTAATGGCATCATTCACTGGGTAGATAAGTTTCCCCTCACCAAACCTAAAAATCTTGGTTATTTTTGTAGAGTATTATTGTCATACCAGAATAGActatattcattttcattttatatgGTTTTCCAACGTAAGACATGTAATGGTACATGAGAAAAATACGACAAACTCGAACCTGCGATAACATCAGCCCGACCGCTTATGAACTTGGAGATACTATGAACGACAACATCGGCACCAAGCCGGGCATGGGAAAGAACCATGGGAGAGAAAGTGTTGTCGACGACCACCATGGCTCCTTTGTCATGTGCTAGCTTGCTTAGCTCCGGAATGTTGGCCACTGTGAGTGTGGGGTTAGACATGGACTCGTGGCTCCTTTGTCATGTGCTAGCTTGCTTAGCTCCGGAATGTTGGCCACTGTGAGTGTGGGGTTAGACATGGACTCGAAGAACAACACGTTGGTTCGTCCTTGGACGATGGCGTTTTTCACCGCTTCGTGATCGGTTATGTCCACAAACGTGGTCGTGATGTTACAGATTCTTGGCAAGAAATGGGTTAAAAGTGCATGGGTTCCTCCGTAGAGGGTCGCCGACGCCACCACATGTCCGTCGCTGCTGCAGAGTTGCAACATCACTGATGATATAGCAGCCATACCTGTCATCACGAAACCATATTATTAACCTCGAACTTGACGGTTGTGATAATactttatatgcatatataaattataattagacGTTACCACTAGCAGTGCAATAGGCAGCTTCGGTTCCTTCTAGGGCGGCCATCTGACGACCGAGATTTAAGACGGTGGGGTTGAAGTGTCGACTATAAATGAAGAAATCACGATCGGGGCCCAGTTCTCCAGTGAACATGCGGCGCATTGTCTCAGGTTCCATGACGGTAAAGGTGGCGGAAGCTTCAATGGACATGTTGACGCCACCATGCTCACCGAATTCATGGCGCAGGCTGGCTAAGGAGGCAGCAGGATCGCTTTCCCATGATGGAGGTGCCACCGCCAGTGTTGGCAACATAGATTTCTTGGCCACGAAAATGTCGTCATCCCCTTCAAAGCCATCAGCCGCTGCTGCTCTCTTCTTTGCGGAAATTCCAAATTCACAGCTACGGGTTTCTGCCATAATTAAGTGTCAAGAAGGATTGATTAACGATGTAAATGGCAATAACAAAACTGAGGGATTAATTAAGATTGTTAAGAAAGAAGAAGTGGTGAAGAGATGTAAGGGTTGGAAGCTATAAATAAGCGGTGAAGTGTGCCAAAACGGTGGGGTTATAGATTTTGCAATTTGCAGACACGCGacaaaaattgaatattttaagACTAGTGTTAGAAGGATTCACTTAATAAGGCAATTACTTAGTTGTTAGAATTAATTATTGAAAAGTAAATGAATATCATGTGTTTATTGAGGATGCATGGTATTTGGTaataatttaacctttttttactttaattattctttttgatatttttaaacaaatattaactttattctaatttagtacaataattaaatttatttatttaatagtaGAAGGACTAGTTTGATTAGATCCGAGGGACCTCTTAGCTACATTCAATTTCCTTACTTGCTTAGAATTACTCATaatatttttcaacttttaaatagaagaataaatatACTTTAGCGTATTCAAATTCGCATATTTTTATATTGGCAACAATATTAATAccaactaaattaaaattcaatccaCACTCTTatctcaaaattaaatattattatatgatcaaaattaattaatatgtaaaaaaaattaattgaatttaaaaaaaaaatcaaccctCTAGAGAATTTTTAGTGAATCAAACTTGTAATTTGAATAATATTTCGTTGAGCACTGATTATATAATTTCCCTTTCTTTTCTAACAACTCTATTTTAAAATTGACCTAAACCTTGTTTGAAGATGAAGGTTTAAATTTAGAAGTAAATAAAATTGACCTAAAACTTCTTTTCTAGACTTTTTTTTAATGACTCTCATGTTTGAAGATGAATTAAAATTGACCTAAAACTTTTGAAGATGAAGGTTTAAATTTACAACTACTTCTTCTTTTCTAGACTTTGAAGATGAAGGTTCAATTATTGTAACTAATAATTTCCACATTTTTGCCATTAGATCTTGGTAGTTGAGTCCTTGGGTCGGTTTTTTCGTTTATGCCATGCGCGGGATTATTTGTGTGTGTAAATTAAagtatattaaattatttcatttatgCCATTATATTTTACTGTTGCAGTAGTATTTATATtagtttaaaacattatttaatttaaatatctcttttttttaatacatcgttttgattttattttttttataaatcttttaattttaaaatctatttcAGAGCTATATttcttttagattatttttaaaatattgtttcatttaatatttaaataggtTTATAAAGTATATTATGTTTAGTATTTAACCGTATATAAtaactttcatttttatttttataaaatttttttttataataattaataaaagatgttattatatttggtttttacatgtaattatattattttgtcaTTTCTGTTGAGATTttagtttcaaattttaattttaatttaatgtatgatgtttaaagttatttataaattataaattattattattgttattattaatgtcaataaaataatatttaaaacttaatttagaAAGGGTATTTTGAAACTTAAATTAATAACTATCCTAAAACTGAAagtttttttattcttaaatttaaattaaattattattaaatttaattattttattgctaCTAAACAATTATTTTCTTCCATTTAATTAagtcatcaatttttttaaaatctttactacattaaaatgatagaattttgaatgattaagtttgaaatactcttttcttttatttttttgtcaaaaaaacaCATTCATATATTGGTTGAATAAACAAAGCACCATACTATCATTAACAAATAAAACATACACCAATGAATCATAAGAGAAAAATAATAGcctaacaaaattaaaagagcAGACATAAAATCAATTCTACCAATATTAGGCCGAATCCGACATTAGGCGACAGGCGAAGCCTGCAAGCCATCCTTATTCAAGATAAACACCAAGGAAAATGGTGAGTAATGAATCCAACCCTCCAAACACCAAGAAAGATGGAAGGTAATGAATCTGTTGAAAATATTGTAATTTATGGGAaatttgaggcatattctcaggTAAAGGTGAAAAGTTGAATCATATAAAATTATGGCTGCATATTCTACTTCATGAGACCTTTATAATGGTGTATCATATGTTCAAAATGGTTGAgtaatgaatgagaaattgatgctcaaagtaagctacttggaaatatttgttgagaaaaagaaaagcttagatcccacattaGATACCAAGTATGAGATGTGTATAATATATGATAACCCACTTGAAAGGTGATTGAATGAGACTAAGTTTAGAATCCTACCTCGCGCACAAGGGGATGTAGGTCCAAACCCGTCAAGGTTTGACGTGGGTGGATGTCAGGATCAAAATTTGATCAAACTGATTTAATTGCCCCTTTAATGCCAAATTTTGAAGACTTGGTATTCAAACTGTTGAAAGAAGCACAAGAAAGATGTTTGTGAATTAAAGTTTGTTCAAATGAGAAGagggaataaatatttttactacaTTCATTGATGATAGCACAAAATATTGCTACATGTATTTGCTTAAGAGCAAATACGAAGCTATAGAGAAATTTATTCTCTATAAGCAGGAAGTTGAAAactaacttaataaaaaaattaagatggtAATAAGTGATCGTGGTGGTGAATATGTTGAAACATTTGGCAAATACTATTCACAAGATGATATTATTTATAAAGTGACATCACCATACTCTCCTCAATCAAATTGAGTAGTCAAACGGAAAAACAGACTCTAAAGGAAATAATGAACCTTGCTAGAAATGTagcagcctaattttcagtggtgtcggaatagtgattcgagatcactaaatctgacaaatgagtaggaaatattattaatttagtgagtataagttaaatgtgaagttaggaaaaattttgaagtagtgaatagtgtactaaaaataaatattaaaataattagaatcgaaaatgaggtatcgagacgtcgagaattttaaatcgagccataaatatttataaaaatatttatggagtgttaataagtcagtgttaaagtttcgtcaagaaattttaaagttctgatagttaattgaacaaaaaggactagattgtattaaatgtaaaattgtgggaaatgattaaatagcttaaatgataaaagaaagagggtttaaaaggaaaatagacccaattTCTCTTCGGGCTGGACGGAaatggcatgaaatcagcaagaaaataaggagaattaagggaaaaattgcaaaattgcaaattttacttaataaagctaggactaaagtggaattatctagatttctctttatttttctgcattctcatcagaaaaaaacCATgaaagagttcccttaagctggtttttcatatttttacttcaagtaagttcaattctttattatttcttaaattttttgtgtttttgtgacttttacaactaggtccacttgttaaattcattagtttttgattctataaaagaaattgaaaatttatatgaatattttctggaattatatgatgattttggatggaattagagctttaaattgtttatatgctgattttattgaaagaattgaatagaaagttaatgtttgggacctaattgtaaaagagtttgaagttagagttttatgtagaaattctgaatttcaatagttatataataacttataatgtctaggaaaagtattaattgagaaaattatcttaattgaggggttaattgagcaaggactgaattgtatgaattgtgaaatttggggcaaaatagaaatcaacattttgcactaaaactgttttggacagcagcagtattctaactttgaaaaatcaccaaaaattgtagaaattgaattagaggatgaataaaatattaaattaaagcttattgagtctagtttcttatagaaaaattatgtaagcaatggaattataaatcatgagatataataaattttgtgagacaaggtcggaatgattttgggttcccctgttctgactttgtaaaatcataaaaaattggataaaaacaattaggggcttaaatttatatgtttagaattctgaatgagtctattttcaagagaaacaaacaggaacatcatttgaatcctgtatgaggagataattaatttttagtgaagaagggtcggaactgtcagacagctgaacaggggagacttcaatgaataaactgtattaattggcccaaccaaaaattatgaattttttatggtaaaaagacatgtgagtctagtttcagggaaaattagcggatcttaattttgagttctgtagctccagatataaataatttagtgactacgaaACGGGTGGATAgtctgaatattcacataagtaattagtgaaaattatggataaggttacttacaagtgtgttatttataccaaggatgtggatggagaggagaaggaggaaaaatatatgaatgactcgtgtataaattaaACACATGCCcaattataatcgataagtgttggattagaaatgatataatgttttatttggaatatttattatgaaattataattattgttataatacaaaatttgaacttgtgagtttatatggctaaattatagtgattatttgttaattttatgaatttcatgatgtgttatttcatatgtattgatgataaaatcgtgaataatgtaaaagcatgaaaattgaataaatgatcaaattgagcattttagttcagtgacaagatgaattaaaggaaaagaccatggttggactatggcaacaagtgataagtgatagctttggctacacttatctgatcaaggataagtgaaagtgataagtaatagtttcggctacacttatctgatcaagggcaaatgacaagtgaaaagtggtagcttcggctacctgatcagtgaaaagtggtagcttctactacctaatcagtgaaaaatggtagctccgactacctgatcagtgaaaaatggtagctccggctacttgatcagtgaatagtggtagcttcggctacaagtgacaagtgatttccgtataagaccatatctgggatatggcatcggtgtgatatatgctactgtataagaccatatctgggatatggaatcagtgagatatgtgattcgtgtaagaccatagctgggctatgacatcgatatgtgatatgtgatatgtgattacgtgttagaccatagctgggctatgacattgatatatgaaaatgTGTAGGACCATAGTTAAACTATGGCATTGAGTAAacaaagtactcaattccgtaagacgttcactaatttgacaaagtttggtaagtgttacatggaattatgtgatacaggaagtacgagttgataagatatgAGTATAAAACTTGactgataaatgaattcatttgtgattatataattgttcatcttgaatgtactgtccatatgtattgataattcaaacgtattaatgaataaagttctgacatggaataaattgaacacgagacaaataattatgaaattgaactcggaattcatgaaaatgacggttattgatatatggagacatgagacatcgGTA
This window of the Gossypium hirsutum isolate 1008001.06 chromosome A09, Gossypium_hirsutum_v2.1, whole genome shotgun sequence genome carries:
- the LOC107930180 gene encoding methionine gamma-lyase — its product is MAETRSCEFGISAKKRAAAADGFEGDDDIFVAKKSMLPTLAVAPPSWESDPAASLASLRHEFGEHGGVNMSIEASATFTVMEPETMRRMFTGELGPDRDFFIYSRHFNPTVLNLGRQMAALEGTEAAYCTASGMAAISSVMLQLCSSDGHVVASATLYGGTHALLTHFLPRICNITTTFVDITDHEAVKNAIVQGRTNVLFFESMSNPTLTVANIPELSKLAHDKGATTMVVVDNTFSPMVLSHARLGADVVVHSISKFISGRADVIAGAVCGPESLLNSMMDLHQGSLMLLGPTMNAKVAFELSERIPHLGLRKKEHCLRAMEYATRMKKMGQRVVYPGLEDHPQHHLLKSMANKGYGFGGLLCVDMELEEKATRLMHHLQNSSQFGLIAVSLGYYETLMSCSGSSTSSELNSEEKALAGTSPGLVRMSIGYTGTLEQKWSQFERAISRMEVGSTLFNKN